The region ACACCCGCCGCAATGAACTGGAATCGCTCCAGGAACAGGAACATGAAGTATAAACTGCCGCCAACGGTGAGGCTGAACAGCTGCACCCGAAAATGACCGACCCTATCGGTTAGCCAGCCTCCTAGGAACGAGCCGCACACGGCACCAAGGCCATAGATGCTAAGGATGAGACCGGCCTCTCTCAACGTGTAGCCAAGCGACTCTGTCAGGTAAACCCCCAGGAACGGTATCACCATGGCCCCGCTTCTGTTAATGAACATGATGAGCGAGAGCATCCAGGCGGGGCGGGAGAGGCCACCGAAGGCGTTGCGGTAGAGCAGGAGAATTCTTTTCATAGCAGTGGCCCCAAAGGATGGGGCAAAGGCAAATGTATACTTTCGGGGGGAGATTTCGGCTGCTGCTCACCTAAAAGTATAAGCCCCTCACAAGTATAAACCGGGAGGGGCCTCTGGCATTCTTATATGAGCCTTACTTCGTGTTATACTGGTTCATGGTGCGCTCCAGGCCAATGGTGCCAAAGGCGATGGCGGAGTCGGCTGCTTTCTCGATCAGCGACTGCAGCTCGATGCTTTCGTCTTCGCTGAACTTGCTCAGCACATAATCCACCTGCTTGCCTTTGTGGAAGGCATCGCCGACGCCGAAGCGCAGGCGCGGGTAATTGTTGTGCCCCAGCGTCTGCTCGATGTGCTTTAGGCCGTTGTGGCCGCCGGCACTGCCCTTGGCGCGTATGCGCAGCTTGCCAAAAGGCAGGGCAATGTCGTCGGTGATCACCAGCATCTGGTCGGGCGTTAGCTTCAGGGAATTTAAATAATGGCCCACGGCTTTGCCACTCAGGTTCATGTAGGTGGTTGGTTTTACCAGCACAAAAGTGCGGCCCTTGGTTTTAATCTCTGTTACGAAGGCATGGCGGCTCACGTCAAAGTTGCCCCCATACTTGCTTGCCAGGTAGTCCAGCACCATAAAACCGATGTTGTGGCGTGTCTCAGCGTATTCGGGGCCAATGTTGCCCAGCCCCACAATCAGGTATTTCATATGTGTATCTTCGGCAGCGGCGGCTCCGGCAGAGGAGATACCCAGCCACTTTTTTATCGTGTTAATTGTTGGATTGCTCAAGGTCTTACTAGCTGATTGTTTATTGTTTGGAAGGCATATAAAAATGTGCTGCTGTATAAATTCGTTGCCTTACGAGCAACAACTTATAGTTTGGAGCTGAATAACAGGTAACAATAAACAGTTTAACCTAAAACAGAAGCAAAAAGTCCTGCCCCGCTCAGAGCAGGACAGGACTTTTGATAATATTCTGAGCTGTGGCTCAAGAAATTACTTTTTACCACGAGCCTCCTCCATCTGTGCACTCTTAAGGGCACGCGGAATAGTTACGGTAGCAATTGGAGCGCTTGGGTTAGTCAGGATTTCGTAGTTATCCGGCTGGATTTTAGAAACCTTGATAGACTTGCCAAGTTCCAGGTCAGAGATGTTTACCTCTACGAAGTCTGGCAGGTTAGCAGGAAGCGCCTTGATCTTGATAGAACGCAGCTTGGTTACCAGCTTACCACCAGCCAATACACCAGGAGAAACACCAACGAACTTAACCGGAACGTCAATCTTCACTGGCTTGTCGTCCTGCAGCTCCAGAAAGTCAACGTGCAGCAGCATTTCGTTTACCGGGTGGAACTGAGAATCCTGAAGGATGGCGCGGTAGTGCGTACCCTCAATGTTCAGGTCTACCTCGTGTACCTCCGGCGTGTAAATCAGATCGCGGAACAGGATAGCTGGAGCATAGAAGTGAACTTGCTCTTGGCCACCGTACAGTACGCCCGGTATTAAAGACTCATTGCGCAGCTCTTTCGACTGCTGCTTGCCGAGATTTGCTCTTTTAAACCCTATAATCTCTAACGTTTTCATAAAAATGTTTTTAAAAATGAAGCTGCAAAGGTATGGCTTTTTTTGATAATTTGTTAACCCTTGTTCGTTATTAGATTATTTTATTGGGAGCGAATAACGACTAACCAATAACCAAGCACGAAGTTAAATAAACAGCGAGCTGATCGATTCGTGTGTGACCACGTTGTTGATCGCCCGGGCGAACAAGTCTGCAAAAGACAACACCTTTATCTTGGAACTCTGCTGCTTCAGCGGAATCGTGTCCGACACCACCAGTTCTTCCAGCACGGATTTCTCAACGCGCTCGTAAGCGGGGCCTGAGAGAATCGGGTGCGTGGCGATAGCGCGAACGGTTTTTGCTCCTTTCTCCTTCAGCAGCTCGGCGGCTTTGGTTATCGTGCCGGCCGTGTCCACCATGTCGTCCACGAGCACCACGTCCATACCTTCCACATCACCGATCACCTGCATGGAGGCGATCTCATTGGCGCGCTTGCGGTGTTTGTCGCAAACGACCATCTCGGCACCGAAGTTCTTGGCAAAGGATCTTGTTCTCACCACTCCTCCCACGTCAGGCGATGCGAAGATCAGGTCCTCGCCCAGGTTCAGGCTGCGCAGGTAGGGCACGAAAATGGCCGAGCCATCCAGGTGATCCACCGGAATGTCGAAGAAGCCCTGGATCTGGCCTGCATGCAGGTCGCAGGTCATCAGGCGGTCAGCGCCGACCGATTGTATGGCGTTGGCTACCACCTTAGAACCGATCGCCACACGCGGCTGGTCTTTTCTGTCCTGGCGGGCGTAGCCATAGTAGGGCATCACCACGATTACTTTATGGGCCGAGGCACGCTTGGCGGCATCCACCAGCAGCATCAGCTCCATCAGGTTGTCGGCAGGCGGAAAGGTGGATAGTACGATAAACACCTCTGCGCCACGAACTGACTCATTGTAATGTACGCCTATCTCGCCGTCGCTGAAACGGGAGAGGGTAAGGTCGCCGAGCTTAGTGCCATAAGCGGCAGCTATTTTCTCAGCCAGGTAACGGGATGCTGAACCAGAGAAGATCTTAACTTGGGGCATAACGGTGCTAAAACTAAATAACGGTTGGTTTGTGTTTAGTTGATTATGCCCGCAAAGCTACCAAAAATACTAATGGCAGGCATGAAATATTTCTGATTTTTAACCAGTTACAGCTGCCGTAGGAGCAAAAAAAAAGAACAACACCCGGTTGAGTGTTGTTCTTTTTAAGTTGTCCGACCAGGGCTCGAACCTGGACTCTTCTGAACCAAAATCAGACGTGTTGCCAGTTACACCATCGGACAATCTCCCTACTAAACTTCAGGACTTTCGTCCCTGTGTCGTTTGGTGATGCAAAGATAGAGAGACGATTTTAAACTGCAAACAATTGCTCTAATATTTTTCGAAAAATATTAGTCTAAAATCTGCTCCAGGGCCGTGTCATAGTGCTTTTTGGCCACTGTGATTCCCCCGAGAAGCGCGCCGTCTATGTGGCAGTCGTGGGCTGTTACCTTGCCTAATTTCGTGAAATTCACGCCTTTATTTTGCAGGGCGCTTTCGAATGCCGCCTGCTGCGCTGCGGAAACAGAAACCACTGCGCGGCTCTGGCTCTCCCCGAATAAATACGCGTCTTTTCTGAAATTCTTATCTGTCTCGATGTCGAAGCCCAACTCTTTTGGCATGGCCGACTCGAGCAGCGCGATATATAAACCTCCGTCCGCCACGTCGTGCGCCGACTTCACCAGTTTCTGCGCGATCACCTCTTTCAGGGCAGCCTGCAGCTTCAGCTCCTCGTCCATGTTAAAGTATGGGGCAGGGGTAAGCTTCACGTTGTGGTAGGAGTACAGGTACTCGGAAGAGGCGATGTCGTTCTGCGCATCACCGATCATGTAAATCAGGTCTCCCGCGTTCTGGAAGGCCAAAGTCATGGCGTTGTTCTTATCCTCCAGGATGCCCAGCATGCCAATAGTTGGTGTCGGGAACACCGGGCCCTCGTCGGAAGACTGGTTGTAGAAGCTTACGTTGCCCCCTGTTACCGGCGTGCCGAAGGCGGTGCAGGCCTTGCCCATCCCTTTGATGGCGCCCACAAAATGCCAGTATACTTCCGGCACATACGGGTTGCCGAAGTTCAGGCAGTTTGTGATGGCCACCGGCTCGGCGCCGGAGCATACGATGTTACGGGCTGCTTCAGCTACGGCAATGGCTGTTCCTTCTCCCGGGTCGGCGTAAACGTAGCGGCTGTTGCAGTCCACGGTAACGGCAATCGATTTATCCGTGCCTTTTACCTTTACCAGAGCGGCGTCAGAAGGGGCGTTGGTGGTCATGGTGGCGGTGCCTACCATGGAGTCGTACTGGCGGTATACCCAGCGCTTGGAAGCGATGTTCGGGTGCGTGGCCAGGAATTCGGCCACCGCCTGGTAATCTTCCGGCTCGGCTACCTGGTCGATGTCAAATTTCTTGGATTCGGCAAAATAGGCTGGCTCGCGGTACTCACGGTGGTAAACCGGAGCGCCTCCGCCCAGTACCAGGTCATCGGCCGGTACCTCGGCAGCCAGTTCGCCGTTCATGTAGTAGCGCAGCGTGCCGCCCTCGGTTACCACACCGATCTGCTCGCAGTACAGGTCCCACTTGTCGCAGATATCCTTTATGGTCTGCTCGTAGCCCTTCTTCATCACGATGAGCATGCGCTCCTGGCTTTCTGAAAGGAGGATCTCGAATGGCACCATGTTCGCCTGGCGGGTAGGAACCTTGTCCAGCCAGATATCCATGCCATGCTCCCCCTTGGCGCTCATCTCGGAAGTAGAGCAGGTGATGCCGGTAGCGCCCATGTCCTGCATGCCGATCACGTGGCCCGACTGGATGATCTCCAGCGTAGCCTCCAGCAGCAGCTTCTCCTGGAAGGGGTCGCCCACCTGTACGGAGGGAAGGTCTTTGGCTGAGTCTTCGGTAATATCTTTGGAGGCGAAAGCTGCGCCATGTATACCGTCTTTACCAGTGGCCGAACCCACGATGAAGACCGGGTTACCCACGCCGTAAGAAGTAGCCGAAGCCGTTTCGCCTACTTTTACGATACCTGCCGAGAAGGCATTTACCAGCGGGTTGATGTTGTAGCACTCGTCGAAGAACAACTCGCCGCCCACGGTTGGTATGCCGAAGGCATTGCCGTAATCGCCGATGCCTTTTACCACACCGCGCAGCAGACGCTGTGTTTTCTCTGATTTCGGGTTGCCGAAGCGGAGCGAGTTCAGCTGCGCGATGGGGCGGGCACCCATAGTGAAAATATCTCTGTTGATACCGCCCACGCCGGTGGCCGCGCCTTGGTAAGGCTCGATGGCGGATGGGTGGTTGTGCGATTCTATTTTGAAGCTGCAGGCGTAGCCGTCGCCGATATCCACCAGGCCGGCATTCTCCTCGCCGGCTTTGGCCAGCATGCGCGGCGAGTCCTTTGGCAGCGTTTTAAGCCAGACAATGGAGTTCTTGTAAGAGCAGTGCTCCGACCACATTACGGAGAAGATACTGAGCTCGGTGAAGTTCGGGGTACGTCCCAGGATCTGTTTGATGTGTTCAAACTCCTCCTCCAGAAGGCCAAGCTTCTGAGCGGTTTCTACGGGAGTGAGTTGTTGATCCA is a window of Pontibacter kalidii DNA encoding:
- the pth gene encoding aminoacyl-tRNA hydrolase, producing the protein MKYLIVGLGNIGPEYAETRHNIGFMVLDYLASKYGGNFDVSRHAFVTEIKTKGRTFVLVKPTTYMNLSGKAVGHYLNSLKLTPDQMLVITDDIALPFGKLRIRAKGSAGGHNGLKHIEQTLGHNNYPRLRFGVGDAFHKGKQVDYVLSKFSEDESIELQSLIEKAADSAIAFGTIGLERTMNQYNTK
- a CDS encoding 50S ribosomal protein L25/general stress protein Ctc yields the protein MKTLEIIGFKRANLGKQQSKELRNESLIPGVLYGGQEQVHFYAPAILFRDLIYTPEVHEVDLNIEGTHYRAILQDSQFHPVNEMLLHVDFLELQDDKPVKIDVPVKFVGVSPGVLAGGKLVTKLRSIKIKALPANLPDFVEVNISDLELGKSIKVSKIQPDNYEILTNPSAPIATVTIPRALKSAQMEEARGKK
- a CDS encoding ribose-phosphate pyrophosphokinase — translated: MPQVKIFSGSASRYLAEKIAAAYGTKLGDLTLSRFSDGEIGVHYNESVRGAEVFIVLSTFPPADNLMELMLLVDAAKRASAHKVIVVMPYYGYARQDRKDQPRVAIGSKVVANAIQSVGADRLMTCDLHAGQIQGFFDIPVDHLDGSAIFVPYLRSLNLGEDLIFASPDVGGVVRTRSFAKNFGAEMVVCDKHRKRANEIASMQVIGDVEGMDVVLVDDMVDTAGTITKAAELLKEKGAKTVRAIATHPILSGPAYERVEKSVLEELVVSDTIPLKQQSSKIKVLSFADLFARAINNVVTHESISSLFI
- the purL gene encoding phosphoribosylformylglycinamidine synthase subunit PurL; protein product: MDQQLTPVETAQKLGLLEEEFEHIKQILGRTPNFTELSIFSVMWSEHCSYKNSIVWLKTLPKDSPRMLAKAGEENAGLVDIGDGYACSFKIESHNHPSAIEPYQGAATGVGGINRDIFTMGARPIAQLNSLRFGNPKSEKTQRLLRGVVKGIGDYGNAFGIPTVGGELFFDECYNINPLVNAFSAGIVKVGETASATSYGVGNPVFIVGSATGKDGIHGAAFASKDITEDSAKDLPSVQVGDPFQEKLLLEATLEIIQSGHVIGMQDMGATGITCSTSEMSAKGEHGMDIWLDKVPTRQANMVPFEILLSESQERMLIVMKKGYEQTIKDICDKWDLYCEQIGVVTEGGTLRYYMNGELAAEVPADDLVLGGGAPVYHREYREPAYFAESKKFDIDQVAEPEDYQAVAEFLATHPNIASKRWVYRQYDSMVGTATMTTNAPSDAALVKVKGTDKSIAVTVDCNSRYVYADPGEGTAIAVAEAARNIVCSGAEPVAITNCLNFGNPYVPEVYWHFVGAIKGMGKACTAFGTPVTGGNVSFYNQSSDEGPVFPTPTIGMLGILEDKNNAMTLAFQNAGDLIYMIGDAQNDIASSEYLYSYHNVKLTPAPYFNMDEELKLQAALKEVIAQKLVKSAHDVADGGLYIALLESAMPKELGFDIETDKNFRKDAYLFGESQSRAVVSVSAAQQAAFESALQNKGVNFTKLGKVTAHDCHIDGALLGGITVAKKHYDTALEQILD